A single genomic interval of Daucus carota subsp. sativus chromosome 1, DH1 v3.0, whole genome shotgun sequence harbors:
- the LOC108205163 gene encoding transcription factor EGL1 produces MAGRLRNQLALAVKNKQWSYAIFWSSSAEQNGALAWDDGYYNGDIKTRKTVQSEQLDADQLGLQRTEQLRELYESLLDAETNPQSARPTAALSPEDLTDTEWYFLVCMSFVFNIGEGLPGRSLAKNQTIWLCNARYADSKVFSRALLAKSASIQTVVCFPYSGGVIELGTTDLVSEDLSVIQHMTSFLETPGTVVSNNSAYVPKTARSGSNNIRAQPNEKNSKANMNPDTKWQKPNTCSPNSSSEDFEPNCQARESLTAKHEGASRVQSWQLMDDEISNGVLNSEDSSDCVSQTFASPEKSVPLQHENEMKENHLLDHEDSKDMELTSVEVLNDDIHYQGIVSTLLKTSHQLIMGPCFKSSIKDTCFVRWKKGRLSGSHKSTGGTSQRLLKRVIYDVPIMHSNHLLEMQENNDKGGKARRLEADEIDENHVLEERRKREKMQEKFAILGSIVPSAGKVDNVTLLDDTIDYLKNLEKKVEKLESQKELQDIEAARRKRSCDIIESTSDNYGDKRVDKSLKQALKKRKASGIKEVKAIRPFQQEDILTEDVTISKTGKDITIEILCPWREDLFVEIMGATSNLHLDFHSVQSSNIDGNLSMTIKSKVNRSTPSTKIIRQALQKVTRNCG; encoded by the exons ATGGCAGGGAGGTTGAGGAATCAGCTTGCTCTTGCTGTTAAGAATAAGCAGTGGAGCTATGCTATTTTTTGGTCCAGTTCTGCTGAACAGAATGG GGCATTAGCGTGGGATGATGGATACTACAATGGTGATATAAAGACAAGAAAAACAGTTCAATCAGAACAATTAGATGCTGACCAGCTTGGATTACAAAGGACTGAGCAATTGAGGGAACTTTACGAGTCTCTCTTAGATGCTGAAACAAATCCACAATCTGCAAGGCCTACTGCTGCATTATCACCTGAAGATCTCACTGATACTGAGTGGTATTTCTTGGTCTGCATGTCGTTTGTCTTCAATATTGGCGAAGG CTTGCCTGGAAGATCACTAGCAAAAAATCAAACCATTTGGTTGTGCAATGCACGATATGCAGACAGCAAAGTGTTCAGTCGTGCTCTGCTTGCAAAG AGTGCATCGATTCAG ACAGTTGTATGCTTTCCATATTCAGGTGGTGTGATTGAGCTAGGTACAACTGATCTG GTTTCAGAGGATCTAAGTGTTATTCAGCACATGACTTCTTTTTTGGAGACACCAGGCACAGTTGTTTCCAATAATTCAGCGTATGTCCCCAAAACTGCAAGAAGTGGGAGTAACAACATCCGTGCACAGCCAAATGAGAAGAATTCCAAAGCCAATATGAATCCGGATACTAAATGGCAAAAACCCAATACTTGCTCCCCGAATAGTAGTTCAGAAGATTTTGAGCCAAATTGCCAGGCAAGGGAATCATTAACAGCTAAACACGAGGGTGCCTCTCGTGTACAAAGTTGGCAGTTAATGGATGATGAGATCAGTAACGGTGTCCTCAATTCTGAAGATTCTAGTGATTGTGTATCACAAACCTTCGCGAGTCCTGAGAAAAGCGTCCCTCTTCAACATGAAAATGAGATGAAAGAGAACCATTTACTTGATCATGAAGACTCCAAAGATATGGAGCTGACCTCAGTTGAGGTTCTAAATGATGATATCCACTATCAAGGAATCGTGTCAACCCTTTTAAAGACTTCCCATCAATTAATTATGGGACCATGTTTCAAAAGCAGCATTAAGGATACGTGCTTTGTTAGATGGAAGAAAGGCAGATTATCGGGTAGTCACAAGTCTACAGGTGGAACTTCACAAAGATTGCTAAAAAGAGTAATTTATGATGTTCCTATAATGCATAGCAATCACTTGCTTGAGATGCAGGAGAATAATGACAAGGGAGGGAAGGCAAGGAGACTAGAGGCCGATGAGATTGATGAAAATCATGTACTAGAAGAgagaagaaaaagagaaaagatgCAGGAAAAATTTGCGATTCTTGGATCAATTGTACCTTCAGCTGGCAAG GTTGATAATGTTACATTGCTTGATGACACAATAGATTACCTTAAGAATCTCGAGAAAAAGGTTGAGAAGTTGGAATCTCAAAAGGAACTGCAAGACATAGAAGCAGCAAGGAGAAAAAGAAGTTGTGACATAATAGAAAGCACTTCTGATAACTACGGCGACAAGAGAGTAGATAAATCCCTGAAGCAGGCGCTAAAGAAGAGGAAGGCTTCTGGCATTAAAGAAGTGAAAGCTATAAGACCATTTCAACAGGAGGATATTTTAACTGAAGATGTGACCATCTCCAAGACAGGGAAGGATATTACGATAGAGATTCTATGCCCTTGGAGAGAGGATCTATTTGTTGAAATCATGGGTGCAACAAGCAATCTTCATTTGGATTTTCATTCGGTTCAGTCTTCTAATATTGATGGAAACCTCTCCATGACTATTAAATCTAAG GTGAATCGATCAACGCCATCTACAAAGATAATAAGACAAGCACTTCAAAAAGTTACTCGAAACTGTGGATGA
- the LOC108227876 gene encoding uncharacterized protein LOC108227876 — protein MQKTIGKRTTITEKTQLNCKWKLIGICNNPQALAPTHKLLSNVKHENKQVTGSRRGSTDTPNLSSRPTVDDELHKSRKLLDAFDILNSNSDLFLKLLQDPNSLLMKHIESQKDMQEKTARTTTCQENNLPESGSGSALHKYQKPQHTVRKSLFDIMNEQECASKDDEIISTSNSAIAPKASQKDHRRRELGKHREEGPSSAAQMATSSECATVSRSNQRDSEAKRRLSRRLKNVGKSESVSGKETPRLTLKRILSSPKHGFVASSCPKMETEDNSLQPKNEDDSTKLAKIHETGFLTKDLSSNDCQKNLKVNDTIQSVSANLSEMPSKDSNVHSTDAEESTSTTRQRKQYQYLKCSTQDINLENQILTSSAEVPSSNHISKYRIELEGSFEETEEHLSPVSVLDSLFSEDVTSPSSKMNHPAKPQGEPDHATFEEKPVKVDQVDPKLNICSCIRTVLQASELNWKELSENSRSSGQLLNLFSVHRRDLFADFLNDVLQEVSQQNVECIRWSSFIRPDTQAFGVLGKDVVEEVMKEVHWYLVPSILPRKLEHIVRKDMEKPQCWSGRRHDTEEIVIQIVDDVLDESVMETISAIGEYDYFL, from the exons ATGCAAAAAACTATAGGGAAACGGACTACGATCACCGAGAAGACGCAGCTTAACTGCAAATGGAAGCTTATTGGTATTTGCAACAATCCCCAGGCTCTTGCTCCAACTCACAAGCTGCTGTCCAATGTAAAGCATGAGAACAAACAAGTCACTG GGTCTCGAAGGGGAAGTACTGATACGCCAAATCTTAGTAGTAGACCAACTGTGGATGATGAATTGCACAAGTCTAGGAAGCTTTTGGAtgcatttgatattttgaattcGAACAGTGATCTTTTCTTGAAACTTCTACAAGATCCGAATTCTTTATTGATGAAACATATCGAAAGCCAAAAGGATATGCAAGAAAAGACAGCAAGAACTACTACCTGTCAGGAGAACAATCTTCCGGAATCTGGCTCTGGTAGTGCCCTTCATAAGTATCAGAAGCCTCAACATACTGTTCGCAAGTCCTTATTTGATATAATGAACGAGCAAGAATGTGCATCGAAGGACGATGAGATCATAAGTACTTCAAATTCAGCTATTGCTCCCAAGGCAAGCCAGAAAGACCACAGAAGACGCGAGTTAGGGAAGCATAGAGAGGAAGGGCCGAGCAGTGCAGCTCAGATGGCGACCAGCAGTGAATGTGCCACTGTTAGCCGCTCTAACCAAAGGGATTCAGAGGCAAAGAGACGCCTTTCAAGAAGGCTAAAAAATGTGGGGAAGAGTGAAAGTGTATCAGGCAAAGAAACCCCAAGATTGACATTGAAGAGAATACTGTCTTCACCAAAACATGGCTTCGTGGCCTCTTCTTGTCCGAAGATGGAGACAGAGGACAACAGTTTGCAGCCTAAAAATGAAGATGATTCAACAAAACTTGCAAAGATACACGAAACTGGCTTTTTAACTAAAGATTTGAGCTCCAATG ATTGTCAGAAGAATCTGAAAGTGAACGATACGATACAGTCAGTATCTGCAAATCTCTCAGAGATGCCGTCTAAGGACAGCAACGTTCACTCTACTGATGCTGAAGAAAGCACCAGTACAACCAGACAGCGAAAGCAATACCAATATTTGAAATGCTCAACACAG GATATAAATTTGGAGAATCAGATCTTGACATCGTCAGCAGAAGTACCCTCCTCAAATCATATTAGCAAATACAGAATCGAACTTGAGGGAAGCTTTGAAGAAACAGAGGAACATCTAAGTCCAGTTTCGGTACTAGATTCACTGTTTAGCGAGGATGTCACCAGCCCCAGTAGCAAGATGAACCATCCTG CTAAACCTCAAGGAGAACCTGATCATGCTACGTTTGAAGAAAAACCAGTTAAAGTCGATCAAGTTGATCCTAAACTCAATATATGTAGCTGCATACGAACAGTTTTGCAAGCTTCTGAATTAAACTGGAAGGAGCTTTCAGAGAACTCGCGCTCATCAGGCCAACTTCTCAACTTATTTTCAGTCCATAGAAGGGATCTTTTTGCAGATTTTCTAAACGACGTCTTACAGGAGGTAAGCCAACAGAATGTAGAATGCATCAGATGGTCATCGTTTATTAGACCCGACACTCAAGCCTTTGGAGTACTTGGCAAAGATGTGGTTGAAGAGGTGATGAAAGAAGTTCACTGGTATCTTGTTCCATCAATACTACCACGTAAACTCGAACACATTGTCCGAAAAGACATGGAAAAACCTCAGTGTTGGAGTGGCAGGAGGCATGATACTGAAGAAATTGTCATTCAGATTGTTGATGATGTATTAGATGAATCAGTAATGGAAACCATTTCAGCTATTGGAGAGTATGACTACTTCTTGTAA